The Candidatus Flexicrinis affinis genome has a segment encoding these proteins:
- a CDS encoding ABC transporter substrate-binding protein: MWNRRLTLTILLALLLTLVPVHAQDAGGGGTLIGAFDVGPGGAPKVIPFMDTAGRTWLSKIFSPLISWNADMSALEPQLATEWSSNEDSTVWTFTLREGVVWHDGEAFDSEDVVFSLNLALNPDAATNFPGFSSLSRESVASITAVDAFTVEVALNAPNPRLPFFMIFAWVLPQHALADLNPADYQTTDWFFTNPVGTGPFMHDEYVADQFWALVPNPNYFRGAPKLDRLINRYFADETSALLALESGEINFTYVSGDVALRLQEEGTYQIYDGPSGVTNYFIFNLRNPVFQDVRVRQAFLYAIDRTAIAETVLKGTAAVVPCIGAFPSMWPDASELNDYAYDPAMAADLLQQAGYDTAASYELVTYYNNQFHLDAMAAQQAFLAAAGINIVPLAQDVPTYNSYFYTGEGWDISYRGVGVNVGNFPFSFYEVGGQPTTDGAPLMGELFPELQALIDAARVEADADAYLGLLQDICKFQNENALEGYMWTAVRFGAGSNDLQDFYWFPAAGGGPYEDHAELWSVGE; the protein is encoded by the coding sequence ATGTGGAATAGACGCCTTACACTGACCATCCTACTTGCACTTCTCCTCACGCTCGTGCCTGTGCACGCCCAAGACGCCGGTGGCGGCGGCACCCTGATCGGCGCGTTCGACGTCGGGCCGGGCGGCGCCCCGAAGGTCATCCCGTTCATGGACACGGCCGGCCGTACTTGGCTGTCCAAGATCTTCAGCCCGCTCATTAGCTGGAACGCCGACATGAGCGCGCTCGAGCCGCAGCTCGCGACCGAGTGGTCGTCCAACGAAGACTCGACAGTCTGGACGTTCACGCTGCGCGAGGGCGTGGTGTGGCACGACGGCGAAGCCTTCGACTCCGAAGACGTCGTGTTCTCGCTCAACCTCGCGCTCAACCCGGACGCGGCCACCAACTTCCCCGGCTTCTCGTCGCTCTCGCGCGAATCGGTCGCCTCGATCACCGCGGTCGACGCCTTTACCGTGGAAGTTGCGCTGAATGCACCGAACCCGCGCCTCCCGTTCTTTATGATCTTTGCGTGGGTACTGCCGCAGCACGCGCTGGCGGACCTGAACCCGGCCGACTATCAGACCACCGATTGGTTCTTCACCAACCCGGTTGGCACCGGCCCGTTCATGCACGACGAATACGTCGCCGATCAGTTCTGGGCACTCGTCCCGAACCCGAACTACTTCCGCGGCGCGCCCAAGCTTGACCGGCTGATCAACCGCTACTTCGCCGATGAGACGTCCGCGCTGCTCGCGCTGGAAAGCGGCGAAATCAACTTCACGTACGTCAGCGGTGACGTCGCCCTGCGCTTGCAGGAAGAAGGCACGTATCAAATCTACGACGGCCCGTCGGGCGTCACCAACTACTTCATCTTCAACCTGCGCAATCCGGTCTTCCAGGACGTACGTGTACGGCAGGCGTTCCTGTACGCCATTGACCGCACGGCAATCGCCGAGACCGTGCTGAAGGGCACCGCGGCCGTCGTGCCGTGCATCGGCGCCTTCCCGTCGATGTGGCCGGACGCCAGCGAGCTGAACGACTACGCGTACGACCCGGCCATGGCGGCCGATCTGCTGCAGCAGGCCGGGTATGACACGGCAGCGAGCTACGAGCTGGTGACCTACTACAACAACCAGTTCCACCTCGACGCGATGGCGGCCCAGCAGGCATTCCTGGCCGCCGCTGGCATCAACATCGTCCCGCTGGCGCAGGACGTGCCCACCTATAACTCGTACTTCTATACGGGCGAAGGTTGGGACATCTCGTACCGCGGTGTAGGCGTAAACGTCGGCAACTTCCCGTTCAGCTTCTATGAGGTCGGCGGCCAACCCACGACCGACGGCGCGCCGCTCATGGGCGAGCTGTTCCCCGAGCTGCAGGCGTTGATCGACGCCGCTCGTGTCGAAGCCGACGCGGATGCGTACCTCGGTCTGCTGCAGGACATCTGCAAATTCCAGAACGAGAACGCGCTCGAAGGGTACATGTGGACGGCTGTGCGCTTTGGCGCCGGCTCCAACGACCTGCAGGACTTCTACTGGTTCCCGGCAGCAGGCGGCGGCCCGTATGAGGATCACGCCGAGCTGTGGTCGGTCGGTGAGTAA
- a CDS encoding ABC transporter permease codes for MLKYLMRRILISIPVLLMITIIIFALMEIAPGDVVDYFRSPDLEMTAEAEEALRERFGLNQPPTVRYLQWLANVAQGDLGFRFTDGEPVAQVIGRRLSASLLLMGTALAIGVLVGVPLGVFIGQRQYSFWDFSLTGFSFLGISTPAFVTGIVALLIFSINLRLFPAGGMRPVATEATFWSTVHHLLLPSIVLSLNFIATFMRYTRFSMLEVVRLDYVNTARAKGLTPTAVTWRHIVPNAILPVITVIGLSVPTLVVGAVFTETIFSWPGMGSLYLEAVRGRDVPLLMGMNLVIALFVLGANILTDVAYAVVDPRIRYD; via the coding sequence ATGCTCAAGTATCTGATGCGACGCATCTTGATCTCGATCCCGGTGCTGCTGATGATCACCATCATCATCTTTGCGCTGATGGAAATCGCGCCCGGTGACGTGGTCGACTACTTTCGCAGCCCGGACCTGGAGATGACCGCCGAGGCTGAGGAGGCATTGCGAGAGCGGTTCGGCCTCAACCAGCCGCCGACAGTGCGCTACCTCCAGTGGCTAGCCAACGTGGCGCAGGGTGACCTCGGCTTCCGCTTCACGGATGGCGAGCCGGTTGCGCAGGTCATCGGTCGCCGCCTGAGCGCCAGCCTGCTGCTGATGGGGACGGCGCTCGCGATAGGCGTGCTCGTCGGCGTGCCGCTCGGCGTGTTTATCGGCCAACGCCAGTACTCCTTCTGGGACTTTTCGCTCACCGGGTTTTCGTTCCTCGGCATCTCGACTCCGGCCTTCGTCACCGGCATCGTAGCCCTGCTGATATTCTCGATCAACCTGCGACTGTTCCCTGCCGGGGGGATGCGCCCGGTCGCGACCGAGGCGACGTTCTGGTCGACGGTCCATCACTTGCTGCTGCCGAGCATCGTGCTGAGCCTCAACTTCATCGCGACGTTCATGCGCTACACGCGGTTCAGTATGCTCGAAGTGGTACGCCTCGACTACGTCAATACGGCGCGCGCCAAGGGGCTCACGCCGACCGCGGTGACATGGCGCCACATCGTCCCAAATGCGATTCTTCCTGTCATAACCGTCATTGGACTGAGTGTTCCGACGCTCGTCGTTGGCGCCGTTTTTACCGAAACGATTTTTAGCTGGCCGGGCATGGGCAGCCTGTATCTGGAAGCCGTGCGCGGCCGTGACGTCCCATTACTTATGGGCATGAATCTGGTGATCGCCTTGTTCGTGCTGGGCGCCAATATTCTGACCGACGTAGCTTATGCGGTGGTTGACCCGCGGATCCGCTATGACTGA